The sequence CGCTCGACAACGGCATGCAGGTCGTGGTCGTGCCCGACCACCGCGCCCCTGTCGTCACGCACATGGTGTGGTACCGCGTCGGCTCGGCCGACGAGCAGGCGGGCAAGTCCGGCATCGCCCATTTCCTCGAACACCTGATGTTCAAGGGCACCGCCACGCACCCGGCGGGCGAGTTCTCGCAGGTCGTGGCCAAGCTCGGCGGCCAGGAGAACGCCTTCACCTCGCAGGACTACACCGCCTATTTCCAGCGCGTGGCCAAGCAGAACCTCGCCACCGTGATGGGCTTCGAGGCCGACCGCATGACCGGGCTGGTGCTCACCGACGAGGTGGTGCTGCCCGAGCGCGACGTGGTGCTGGAAGAGCGCCGCATGCGCACCGACAACGACCCCGCCGCGCAGCTCTCCGAGGCGGCGCAGGCGGCGATGTATGTCAACCATCCCTACGGCCACCCGATCATCGGCTGGGAAGACGAGATCAAGCAGCTCAACCGCGAGGACGCGCTGGCCTTCTACCGCCGCTTCTACACGCCGAACAACGCGATCCTCGTGGTCGCCGGCGATGTCGAGCCGGAGGAGGTGAGGAAGCTGGCGCAGGAGACCTACGGCAAGGTGAAGCCGCGCGCCGAGACCGCCGCGCGCGTGCGCCCCGCCGAACCCGCGCCCCGCGCCGAGCGCCGCCTCGTGCTGGCGGATGCCCGCGTCGGCCAGCCGAGCCTGTCGCGCAGCTATCTCGTGCCCTCCTACCGCACCGACCCGAAGGAGAGCGTCGCGCTCGACGTGCTCGCCCAGGTTCTCGGCGGCGGCTCGACCTCGCGGCTCTACCGCACGCTGGTCGCCCAGAAGGGCGTCGCCGCCAGCGCCGGCGCCTGGTACCAGTCGACCGCGCTCGACGACACCCGCTTCGGCATCTCGGTGACGCCGCGCCCGCAGGTGACGATGGAGGCGCTGGAGGCCGCGCTCGACGAGGTTCTCGCCGACTTCGCCGCCAACGGCCCGGAGCCGGCCGATCTTGAGCGCGCCAAGACCCGTCTGGTCGCCGAGGCGATCTACGCCCAGGACAATCAGGCGACGCTGGCCCGCATCTACGGCGCCGCCCTCGCCACCGGCTCGACCGCCGAGGACGTGCGAATCTGGCCCGACCTCGTGAAGAAGGTCACCGCCGACGAGGTGCGCGAGGCCGCCCGCCGCTGGCTCGTGCCGGCGCGCGCCGTCACCAGCCAACTTCTCCCGGCCAAGCCGGTTCCGGCCGCGGCCGCACCGGACGCCACCACGCGCCCGGAGGACCGCTCGTGAGCGGCGGACCGCGCTTGAAGCGGCCGTCCGGCCCGTCCCGCCCTCTTCTTTCCCTCGTCGCCCGACCTTTTGCCGCCCGTCCTCTTGCTCTCCGTCCTCTTGCCGTTCTGGCCACGCTCATGACCCTCGCCCTCGCGCCGACCTCACCCGCCCAGTCCGAGACCACGCGCATCCAGCGCGTCGTCAGCCCCGGCGGTATCGAGGCGTGGCTGGTCCACGACACCACCCTGCCGCTGGTGGCGATGGAGG comes from Ancylobacter sp. TS-1 and encodes:
- a CDS encoding pitrilysin family protein, with amino-acid sequence MPALMLIAGTAAGAAGLATAVAPSRAEATEVAEFTLDNGMQVVVVPDHRAPVVTHMVWYRVGSADEQAGKSGIAHFLEHLMFKGTATHPAGEFSQVVAKLGGQENAFTSQDYTAYFQRVAKQNLATVMGFEADRMTGLVLTDEVVLPERDVVLEERRMRTDNDPAAQLSEAAQAAMYVNHPYGHPIIGWEDEIKQLNREDALAFYRRFYTPNNAILVVAGDVEPEEVRKLAQETYGKVKPRAETAARVRPAEPAPRAERRLVLADARVGQPSLSRSYLVPSYRTDPKESVALDVLAQVLGGGSTSRLYRTLVAQKGVAASAGAWYQSTALDDTRFGISVTPRPQVTMEALEAALDEVLADFAANGPEPADLERAKTRLVAEAIYAQDNQATLARIYGAALATGSTAEDVRIWPDLVKKVTADEVREAARRWLVPARAVTSQLLPAKPVPAAAAPDATTRPEDRS